A stretch of the bacterium genome encodes the following:
- a CDS encoding class I SAM-dependent methyltransferase, whose translation MNVFFTTPFSGKKHYQTFIDAIVATIRKSDRVITPEDTNRYFASLDKLQRQGLNKEQAHYAFIRQGIASADVVIIEATEEDIRVGHELTLALLFHKPTLILAQGKDFSSYITHDLLQGNSYETEEEAKGIVAGFLKNALSGRSENSMQTLDTSADSLHSIALARLRQLAKQEPGQFGEWAREADTNPEKVAAEIEKKLGSLKKQPAWAVFAPVYNEDSPDYIQSGVARFAKEILESYKIPKDALVVEAACGTAALARQLVSQGFSKIKAFDNSRPMLSEAFRLSAGYPNIELFEADIRTVSIDKPAAAVVWTDYSSNFALNPIQLEEMVSRLVNILDKDGILVFDIRTFQGWQIDFYSQPITIFATERFHRIWLNHQDTKKNFINFDVFIRTRDPDGAWSDWKRESMTEKMWYLREVLFVVEKIKGVSLEGVYRDDFRKIDTLTEEPNLAYFVIKKH comes from the coding sequence ATGAATGTTTTCTTCACGACTCCGTTCTCCGGCAAAAAACACTATCAAACCTTTATAGATGCTATTGTTGCTACTATTAGGAAAAGTGATCGGGTTATTACCCCTGAAGACACTAATCGGTATTTTGCTTCTCTCGATAAACTACAGCGCCAAGGCTTAAATAAAGAACAAGCCCATTACGCCTTTATTAGGCAAGGAATTGCCTCTGCTGATGTGGTAATTATCGAAGCAACGGAAGAAGATATTAGAGTGGGTCATGAGTTAACGCTGGCCCTGCTTTTTCATAAACCAACATTAATTTTAGCTCAAGGCAAAGATTTCAGTTCTTATATTACCCATGACTTGCTTCAAGGTAATTCCTATGAAACTGAAGAAGAAGCCAAAGGAATTGTAGCGGGCTTCTTGAAAAACGCTTTAAGCGGGCGTTCCGAAAACTCAATGCAGACTTTAGATACTTCGGCGGATAGTCTCCACTCTATTGCTTTAGCAAGACTTCGACAGCTCGCCAAGCAGGAGCCAGGACAGTTTGGGGAATGGGCTAGAGAGGCAGATACAAACCCCGAAAAAGTAGCTGCTGAAATTGAAAAGAAGCTTGGATCTCTCAAAAAACAGCCGGCCTGGGCAGTTTTTGCCCCTGTTTACAATGAGGATAGTCCAGATTATATACAATCTGGTGTAGCAAGGTTTGCCAAAGAAATTCTTGAAAGTTATAAAATTCCCAAAGATGCGTTGGTAGTAGAGGCGGCTTGCGGTACGGCAGCACTTGCAAGACAACTAGTTTCACAGGGTTTTTCCAAAATAAAAGCTTTTGATAATTCTCGACCTATGCTTTCCGAAGCCTTTAGATTAAGTGCTGGTTATCCGAACATTGAACTTTTCGAGGCTGATATACGAACTGTGAGTATTGACAAACCTGCAGCGGCGGTAGTTTGGACTGACTACAGTTCAAATTTTGCTTTAAATCCGATACAACTTGAGGAGATGGTTTCACGATTAGTAAATATTTTGGATAAAGACGGAATTTTGGTCTTTGATATCAGGACTTTCCAAGGCTGGCAAATTGATTTTTATTCCCAACCAATTACTATCTTCGCGACTGAGAGGTTTCACCGAATTTGGCTGAACCATCAGGACACAAAAAAGAACTTTATTAACTTTGATGTTTTTATAAGAACTCGTGATCCTGACGGTGCCTGGTCAGATTGGAAACGTGAGTCAATGACAGAAAAAATGTGGTACTTAAGAGAGGTACTATTTGTAGTTGAAAAAATTAAGGGCGTATCTCTCGAAGGGGTTTATCGTGACGATTTTCGCAAAATTGATACTCTTACCGAAGAACCTAATCTTGCCTATTTTGTTATTAAAAAACATTAG
- the lexA gene encoding transcriptional repressor LexA has translation MAPVLYRRQRDLVEFVSQFMQKNGYAPTLAEICDGLGLRSPATVHEHIANLIRKGVLKKTEGTRRGIEVVDQRAMGWVPVGVELPLSGRIAAGQPIEAIDDPASTITVPADLVGNKRSFVLQVKGNSMIEAAILDGDFVVCEQVESADNGEIVVALLNNGTFATLKRFFKEADHIRLEPANSTMNPLIVRDVQIQGKVVGVIRKYH, from the coding sequence ATGGCTCCTGTTCTTTACCGACGCCAGCGAGATCTGGTTGAATTTGTCTCTCAATTTATGCAAAAAAATGGTTATGCCCCGACACTAGCTGAAATATGCGACGGTCTTGGTTTGCGCTCCCCAGCTACAGTTCACGAACACATTGCCAATTTGATCCGAAAAGGGGTTTTGAAAAAAACTGAAGGCACTCGCCGTGGTATTGAGGTAGTTGATCAAAGGGCGATGGGCTGGGTCCCGGTTGGGGTGGAACTTCCCCTCAGCGGGCGTATTGCTGCCGGTCAGCCCATTGAGGCCATTGACGATCCTGCCTCAACGATCACGGTTCCGGCCGACCTGGTCGGCAACAAACGCTCCTTTGTTCTTCAGGTCAAAGGCAATTCCATGATTGAGGCAGCCATTCTCGATGGCGATTTTGTCGTCTGTGAACAAGTTGAAAGCGCCGACAACGGCGAAATCGTTGTGGCTCTACTGAACAACGGCACCTTTGCCACACTCAAGCGTTTTTTCAAAGAAGCTGACCACATCCGTCTTGAACCAGCCAATTCAACCATGAACCCACTCATTGTCCGCGATGTCCAAATCCAGGGTAAAGTAGTTGGGGTAATTCGTAAGTATCACTAA
- a CDS encoding response regulator, which translates to MEEKKVLLVEDDQFIRNLYERMLSKGGYRVKIATNGNEALEIAKKESFDLLLLDIMMPEKDGFQVLQELKEDNKTRDLNVIVLSNLDDDPLLTKALSLGAKAYIIKSSASPAKVLEEIKSVIG; encoded by the coding sequence GTGGAAGAAAAAAAAGTTCTTTTAGTTGAAGACGACCAGTTTATCCGCAACCTTTACGAACGGATGCTTTCCAAGGGTGGCTATCGGGTCAAAATTGCCACCAATGGTAACGAAGCTTTGGAGATAGCGAAAAAGGAGAGCTTTGATCTTTTGCTGCTTGATATCATGATGCCGGAAAAGGATGGCTTCCAAGTGCTTCAAGAGCTAAAAGAGGACAACAAAACTAGAGATTTAAACGTGATTGTCCTGAGCAACTTGGACGACGATCCCCTGCTTACAAAAGCACTTTCCTTGGGGGCTAAGGCTTACATTATTAAAAGTTCAGCTTCTCCAGCGAAGGTTTTGGAAGAAATAAAATCAGTTATAGGATGA
- the uvrA gene encoding excinuclease ABC subunit UvrA, which translates to MVDKIVIRGAREHNLKNVNLEIPKNSLVVITGISGSGKSSLAFDTIYAEGQRRYVESLSAYARQFLGLMEKPDVDQIEGLSPAISIDQKSASKNPRSTVGTITEIYDYMRLLWARVGHPHCPVDGKEIAAQSTQEIVDQILSLEKDKKILLLAPIVKGRKGIYDEVFLDLKKKGFVRARVDGKVYEIDETPSLDRYKIHNIEVVVDRLVLPIERQRLTDSVEVALKLGEGLIHINVEGEKDRLFSEKFSCPEHDVSLPELEPRTFSFNSPHGACPGCSGLGTKLTVDPELVLPNKTLSISEGAIIPWSRTLAHDNWTARRLEALATELNFSLSTPIKDLPKDILDKVLYGSSQDVLEVSGRNRFGRNIRFSTTFEGVVPEMLRRYQETESDWVKKEIEKYMREEVCDLCFGSRLKKEAAFVTIKNKSIVEVSALAISQVSDWFSNLKLAENEALVAKQVLKEIQERLKFLINVGLDYLTINRTGATLAGGEAQRIRLASQIGSGLSGVLYVLDEPSIGLHQRDNSKLIETLKKLRELGNTVIVVEHDEETIRAADWVVDVGPGAGENGGEIVAQGRPDDIARNPKSITGEFLSGKKVVSRKSFAKKRAEVGEIKIVGAAEHNLKKIDVSIPLGKFVCVTGLSGSGKSTLIWDILYKALAAKFYRAKDRPGAFKEILGTEKIDKVIAIDQSPIGRTPRSNPATYTGAFIYIRDIFSKTAEARTRGYQPGRFSFNVRGGRCENCQGDGVIKVEMQFLPDVYVTCEVCAGARYNREALEIFYKGKNISQVLNMTVSEAVSFFENIPAISSKLKTLDEVGLGYIRLGQPATTLSGGEAQRVKLATELAKRSTGGTLYILDEPTTGLHFADIENLLTVLHRLVEVGNSVLVIEHNLDVIRTADWIIDLGPEGGVRGGELVASGEPEKIAKQARSFTGAYLKPLVSQK; encoded by the coding sequence ATGGTAGACAAAATCGTCATTCGCGGCGCCCGTGAGCACAATCTCAAAAATGTGAATCTAGAAATTCCCAAAAACTCTTTGGTTGTTATCACCGGCATTTCCGGTTCGGGGAAAAGTTCACTCGCCTTCGACACGATTTATGCGGAAGGGCAGCGCCGCTACGTTGAATCTCTCTCAGCTTACGCGCGCCAATTTTTAGGTTTGATGGAAAAGCCCGATGTCGATCAGATCGAAGGGCTTTCACCGGCAATTTCTATTGACCAGAAGTCGGCTTCGAAAAACCCACGTTCGACAGTTGGCACCATCACCGAAATTTATGACTACATGCGTTTGCTTTGGGCTCGAGTTGGGCATCCTCATTGCCCGGTGGATGGAAAGGAGATAGCAGCTCAGTCAACTCAGGAAATAGTTGATCAAATTTTGAGTCTAGAAAAGGACAAGAAAATTTTGCTACTTGCCCCAATCGTCAAAGGCAGGAAGGGGATTTATGACGAGGTTTTCCTGGATTTGAAGAAAAAGGGTTTTGTACGAGCCCGTGTCGATGGGAAAGTTTACGAAATTGACGAAACTCCTAGTCTTGATCGTTACAAAATCCACAACATTGAAGTTGTCGTGGATCGACTGGTTTTGCCGATTGAAAGACAGAGGCTGACTGATTCGGTTGAAGTGGCTCTTAAACTTGGGGAGGGTTTGATTCATATCAACGTTGAAGGTGAAAAGGATCGGCTTTTTTCAGAGAAATTTTCTTGTCCCGAGCACGACGTTTCTTTGCCCGAACTTGAGCCAAGAACTTTTTCTTTTAATTCACCCCACGGGGCTTGTCCGGGCTGTTCTGGTTTGGGGACCAAACTTACGGTTGATCCCGAGCTGGTTCTTCCCAACAAGACTTTATCAATCAGCGAGGGGGCAATCATTCCCTGGAGCCGAACTCTTGCCCATGACAACTGGACCGCCCGCCGCCTCGAGGCTCTCGCCACCGAGCTAAACTTTTCTTTAAGTACTCCAATCAAAGATTTGCCCAAAGATATCCTAGACAAAGTTCTGTACGGCTCTTCGCAGGATGTTCTTGAAGTTTCTGGACGCAACCGCTTCGGGCGCAATATCCGCTTCTCAACTACTTTTGAAGGAGTGGTTCCTGAGATGCTACGCCGCTATCAGGAAACAGAAAGTGATTGGGTCAAAAAGGAAATTGAAAAATACATGCGGGAGGAAGTATGTGACCTTTGCTTCGGTAGTCGCTTAAAAAAAGAAGCTGCCTTTGTTACTATCAAGAATAAATCAATTGTTGAAGTTTCCGCACTAGCAATTTCTCAAGTTTCGGACTGGTTCAGCAATCTTAAACTAGCAGAAAATGAAGCTTTGGTAGCGAAACAAGTTTTAAAAGAGATTCAGGAAAGGTTGAAATTTTTAATTAATGTTGGTTTGGACTATTTGACTATAAACCGGACTGGGGCGACTTTGGCCGGAGGAGAAGCACAAAGAATTCGTCTTGCCTCCCAAATCGGCTCTGGGCTTTCGGGTGTTCTTTACGTCCTTGACGAGCCTTCGATTGGTTTACACCAGCGAGATAATTCAAAGCTCATTGAGACTCTGAAAAAACTGCGAGAACTGGGCAACACCGTCATTGTTGTTGAGCACGACGAGGAAACAATTCGGGCTGCGGATTGGGTCGTCGACGTTGGTCCGGGAGCAGGTGAAAACGGTGGGGAAATTGTTGCCCAAGGAAGACCAGATGATATCGCCAGGAACCCAAAATCAATCACCGGAGAGTTTCTCTCTGGGAAAAAAGTGGTGAGCCGAAAAAGTTTTGCGAAGAAAAGAGCTGAGGTAGGTGAGATCAAAATAGTTGGTGCTGCCGAACACAATTTGAAAAAAATTGATGTTTCAATTCCGCTTGGCAAATTTGTTTGCGTCACCGGTTTGTCTGGATCAGGAAAATCAACTTTAATTTGGGACATCCTTTACAAAGCACTGGCCGCGAAGTTTTACCGTGCCAAGGACCGACCCGGAGCTTTCAAAGAAATTCTTGGCACGGAAAAGATTGACAAAGTCATTGCCATTGACCAGTCCCCAATCGGTCGTACCCCACGTTCGAATCCAGCAACTTACACCGGAGCTTTTATCTACATTCGGGACATTTTTTCAAAAACCGCTGAAGCCCGAACCAGGGGTTACCAACCTGGTAGGTTCTCTTTTAACGTCAGAGGAGGAAGGTGCGAAAACTGCCAAGGGGATGGTGTTATCAAGGTAGAGATGCAGTTTTTGCCGGATGTGTACGTGACTTGCGAAGTTTGTGCTGGGGCGCGTTACAACCGTGAGGCTTTAGAAATTTTTTACAAAGGTAAAAACATTTCTCAGGTTTTGAACATGACTGTTTCCGAAGCAGTCAGTTTTTTTGAAAACATTCCGGCTATTTCCTCGAAACTAAAAACTTTAGATGAAGTTGGACTTGGCTATATCCGCTTGGGTCAGCCGGCGACCACTCTTTCGGGTGGGGAAGCCCAACGGGTTAAGTTGGCAACTGAGTTGGCCAAAAGAAGTACTGGTGGGACGCTTTATATTCTCGATGAGCCAACCACTGGGCTGCACTTTGCTGACATTGAAAATCTTCTGACTGTTTTACACCGACTGGTTGAAGTGGGAAACAGTGTTCTCGTCATTGAGCACAACCTTGACGTGATTCGTACTGCCGATTGGATCATTGACCTGGGGCCAGAAGGTGGTGTACGGGGAGGGGAACTAGTGGCAAGTGGGGAGCCGGAGAAGATTGCCAAGCAAGCAAGGTCTTTTACCGGAGCTTATTTAAAGCCTTTGGTCAGCCAAAAATAA
- the uvrB gene encoding excinuclease ABC subunit UvrB, giving the protein MGKFKLHAPFIPTGDQPAAIEKLVAGIQRGDKHQTLLGATGTGKTFTIANVIDQIQKPTLVLAHNKTLAAQLAAEFREFFPESAVEYFVSYYDYYQPESYVPKIDLYIEKDADINEEIDRLRLAATKALMTRKDVIIVASVSCIYNLGNPVAYRQSTVGLLKGQKFLLGDLAKRLIDLQYERNNTDLRRGTFRIKGDILELYPAYEQFALRVSFFGDEIEKISKLNATSFDLEEELEEILIFPTRHYQMEEEDIASPIKQIRAELAERLKYLKKNDRLVEAQRLEQRTNYDLEMMEQLGYCNGIENYSRYFDHRAPGEAPYTLIDYFPKDFLLIVDESHMSLPQVRGMWHGEKARKTTLIDHGFRLPSALDNRPLSYDEFFRKLNQVIYTSATPQNYEISLSTQVVEQIIRPTGVVDPEVEVRGTKGQIPDLISEIDQRVKKNERVLVTTLTKRMAEDLTEYLQEREIKVMYIHFEVDTLERVQILKDLRRGIYDVLVGVNLLREGLDLPEVSLVAIMDADKEGFLRNKTSLIQTIGRAARRVNSKVIMYADRVTGSMKEAISETDRRRAVQIKYNEDHGITATTVEKALHDIGERLSEIQPEATTVEELDLTKVPADQVKKLIKDLEATMKAAAEDLQFERAALIRDQIMELKKEEVAVPKTITAQGKKI; this is encoded by the coding sequence ATGGGCAAATTTAAACTGCACGCGCCCTTTATTCCTACCGGAGACCAACCAGCGGCGATCGAAAAACTTGTGGCCGGAATCCAACGCGGCGATAAACACCAGACTTTGCTTGGAGCCACGGGTACGGGCAAAACATTCACGATTGCCAATGTCATTGATCAGATCCAGAAGCCAACTTTGGTTCTAGCCCACAACAAGACTTTGGCCGCTCAACTAGCTGCGGAATTTCGCGAGTTTTTCCCTGAAAGCGCGGTGGAATATTTTGTCAGTTACTATGATTATTATCAGCCCGAGAGCTATGTTCCCAAAATCGATCTTTACATTGAAAAAGATGCCGATATCAATGAGGAAATTGACCGACTGCGTTTGGCGGCAACCAAAGCCCTAATGACCAGGAAAGACGTCATTATTGTCGCTTCAGTCTCCTGCATTTACAACTTGGGCAACCCAGTTGCTTACCGCCAAAGCACAGTGGGTTTGTTGAAAGGCCAGAAATTTTTACTTGGAGACCTGGCCAAACGCTTGATTGATTTGCAGTACGAGCGCAACAATACTGATCTGCGGCGTGGAACTTTTCGAATCAAAGGGGACATTCTCGAGCTTTATCCCGCCTACGAACAGTTTGCTCTCCGCGTCAGTTTTTTCGGTGATGAAATTGAAAAAATAAGTAAACTCAACGCGACTAGCTTTGATCTCGAAGAAGAGCTTGAAGAAATTTTGATTTTTCCCACCCGTCACTATCAGATGGAGGAGGAAGATATTGCTAGCCCAATCAAGCAAATTCGAGCAGAACTTGCCGAAAGGCTGAAGTATTTAAAAAAGAATGACAGATTGGTTGAGGCGCAAAGATTGGAACAGCGAACCAACTATGATTTGGAAATGATGGAGCAGCTGGGTTATTGCAACGGAATTGAGAACTATTCACGCTATTTCGATCATCGAGCGCCAGGTGAGGCGCCGTACACACTGATAGATTATTTTCCCAAAGATTTTTTACTGATTGTCGATGAATCACACATGAGCTTGCCGCAGGTACGGGGAATGTGGCACGGAGAGAAGGCACGGAAAACAACCTTGATTGATCACGGTTTCCGTTTGCCCTCGGCGCTGGACAACCGACCTCTGAGCTACGATGAGTTTTTCCGCAAACTCAACCAAGTGATTTACACTTCCGCCACCCCGCAGAACTACGAAATTTCTTTATCTACTCAAGTGGTCGAGCAGATCATCCGTCCGACCGGCGTGGTTGATCCTGAAGTTGAAGTGCGAGGCACCAAAGGGCAAATTCCCGATTTGATCTCCGAAATTGACCAAAGGGTCAAGAAAAACGAGAGAGTTTTGGTGACAACCTTAACAAAGCGGATGGCCGAAGACTTGACCGAATACCTTCAGGAACGGGAGATCAAGGTCATGTACATCCATTTTGAGGTTGATACGCTCGAGAGAGTTCAGATTTTGAAAGATTTGCGGCGGGGAATTTATGATGTTTTAGTTGGGGTGAACTTGCTCAGAGAAGGACTGGATTTACCTGAAGTTTCTCTGGTGGCGATCATGGATGCGGACAAAGAAGGCTTTCTGCGCAACAAAACTTCATTAATCCAGACTATCGGACGGGCGGCTCGTCGAGTTAATTCTAAAGTAATAATGTATGCTGACCGAGTCACTGGTTCAATGAAGGAAGCTATCAGCGAAACTGACCGGCGGCGGGCGGTTCAGATCAAATACAACGAAGACCACGGCATCACCGCGACAACTGTCGAAAAAGCCTTGCATGACATTGGGGAGCGTTTGAGTGAGATCCAGCCGGAGGCAACCACAGTTGAAGAACTGGATCTGACCAAAGTTCCCGCTGATCAAGTCAAAAAACTGATCAAGGATCTAGAAGCAACGATGAAAGCGGCAGCCGAAGATCTGCAGTTTGAGCGCGCCGCACTGATCCGCGACCAAATCATGGAACTTAAAAAAGAAGAGGTTGCGGTTCCAAAGACAATCACTGCTCAGGGGAAAAAGATCTAG
- a CDS encoding Nramp family divalent metal transporter, whose amino-acid sequence MPEEIIEKVAESPAVAVEAAIDTSKKVSETIANQAPVKKANEYWRMLGPGLTTGAADDDPSGIATYSQTGARYGFQLLWLAAFTFPLMAVVQEMCARIGLVTGRGLAANIRLNYPKWVLYTCTALLFAANTLNLGADLGAMAKATQLLRPDLNFGFLVAGFAILSLVLQIFTTYDKYAKYLKWLALFLLSYVLAAFMIKGIDWSQVFKASLLPQLQLNKEQILLVCGILGTTISPYLFFWQTSQEVEEEVLEGKTTIQLRQQETSQEEIRKMRVDVWSGMFLSNLVMFFIILTTAAVLFSNGITQIASAADAAAALRPLAGPFAYYLFAAGIIGTGLLAVPILAGSASYAMSESFRWKYGLYRKLKEAYAFYGVIIIAMLIGLAINFFGIDPIKALLYSAVLNGLIAPVVLILIVLISSNKKVMGERKNGLLTTSLGWLITLVMTVVGLAALVSLLIL is encoded by the coding sequence ATGCCTGAGGAGATAATTGAGAAAGTCGCCGAGTCCCCGGCGGTTGCTGTTGAAGCCGCTATTGATACTTCCAAAAAAGTTTCTGAGACTATTGCCAACCAAGCCCCGGTCAAAAAGGCCAATGAATACTGGCGCATGCTTGGTCCTGGCCTGACTACCGGCGCAGCCGACGATGATCCTTCGGGAATTGCTACCTACTCTCAAACTGGTGCCCGTTACGGCTTTCAACTGCTTTGGCTTGCGGCTTTTACCTTTCCCCTGATGGCAGTGGTCCAAGAAATGTGTGCTCGCATTGGTCTAGTTACCGGTCGGGGACTAGCTGCCAACATCCGCCTCAACTATCCAAAATGGGTTCTCTACACTTGTACTGCTCTTCTTTTCGCAGCCAACACTTTGAACCTGGGTGCTGACCTTGGAGCTATGGCCAAAGCCACCCAACTTTTGCGCCCAGATCTTAATTTTGGCTTTTTGGTAGCTGGCTTTGCCATTCTCAGTTTAGTCCTGCAAATTTTTACGACTTATGACAAATACGCCAAATATTTAAAGTGGCTCGCCCTTTTCCTTCTTTCTTACGTTCTGGCTGCTTTCATGATCAAAGGAATCGATTGGAGTCAAGTTTTCAAAGCTAGTCTGTTACCTCAACTTCAGCTAAACAAAGAACAAATTCTTCTCGTTTGTGGGATTTTGGGAACCACTATCTCCCCTTATTTATTTTTCTGGCAAACTTCTCAAGAGGTTGAGGAAGAGGTTCTCGAAGGTAAGACGACAATTCAACTGCGTCAGCAAGAAACAAGCCAAGAAGAGATTCGAAAAATGAGAGTCGATGTTTGGTCAGGAATGTTTTTGTCCAATCTAGTCATGTTTTTCATTATTTTGACAACAGCCGCGGTTTTGTTTTCCAACGGTATTACTCAAATTGCTTCGGCTGCTGATGCTGCGGCCGCACTTAGGCCTCTAGCTGGGCCCTTTGCCTACTATCTTTTTGCTGCCGGCATCATCGGAACTGGTCTTTTGGCGGTTCCAATCCTCGCCGGCTCAGCTTCTTACGCCATGAGTGAGAGCTTCCGCTGGAAATACGGTCTCTACCGCAAGCTCAAAGAAGCTTACGCTTTTTATGGGGTCATCATCATTGCCATGCTTATTGGTCTGGCTATCAATTTCTTTGGCATTGACCCGATCAAGGCGTTGCTCTATTCGGCGGTTCTCAACGGCCTGATTGCCCCGGTCGTACTGATTTTAATTGTTCTGATTAGTAGCAACAAAAAAGTTATGGGGGAAAGGAAAAATGGTTTGCTGACCACTAGCTTAGGCTGGCTTATTACTCTAGTAATGACTGTGGTTGGTCTGGCTGCTTTAGTTTCTCTCCTCATCCTATAA
- a CDS encoding DedA family protein yields the protein MLESLINTATNLIVETIAATGYWGVFLFMTAESALIPIPSEIIMPFSGLLAFQGKFSFWLVVSVGAAGNLVGSLLAYGLGYWGQDHYVRKFIRSWGKFLLLSEEDYEFSVKWFKKYGSPLVFFSRILPIVRTFISLPAGITKLPLKTFIPLTFLGSFLWSALLTYIGLKLRENWHSIGPFFRKFDIVIIAIVIILVVIYFYKKMRKK from the coding sequence ATGCTTGAGAGCTTGATCAATACCGCTACCAATTTAATAGTAGAAACCATTGCCGCTACGGGCTATTGGGGAGTCTTTCTTTTTATGACCGCGGAGTCAGCTCTGATTCCAATTCCTTCTGAAATCATTATGCCCTTTTCGGGACTACTCGCTTTTCAGGGTAAGTTTTCTTTTTGGTTGGTAGTGAGCGTCGGTGCGGCGGGAAACCTGGTTGGGAGTTTGCTTGCTTACGGTCTTGGCTACTGGGGTCAGGACCATTACGTGCGGAAATTTATCAGGAGTTGGGGTAAGTTTTTGCTACTTTCTGAAGAGGACTACGAGTTTTCCGTCAAATGGTTTAAAAAATACGGCAGCCCCTTGGTTTTTTTCAGCCGTATTCTTCCGATAGTTAGAACTTTTATTTCTTTGCCAGCTGGAATCACCAAACTACCTTTGAAAACCTTTATTCCACTGACCTTTTTGGGATCCTTTCTTTGGTCGGCTTTGCTTACTTACATTGGTTTGAAACTGCGTGAAAACTGGCACAGCATTGGACCTTTTTTCCGCAAATTTGACATCGTCATCATTGCTATCGTTATAATCTTAGTGGTTATCTACTTTTACAAGAAAATGAGGAAAAAATAG